The following proteins are encoded in a genomic region of Kosakonia oryzae:
- the rpsN gene encoding 30S ribosomal protein S14 yields MAKQSMKAREVKRVALAEKYFAKRAELKAIISDVNASDEDRWNAVLKLQSLPRDSSPSRQRNRCRQTGRPHGFLRKFGLSRIKVRESAMRGEIPGLKKASW; encoded by the coding sequence ATGGCTAAGCAATCAATGAAAGCACGCGAAGTTAAACGCGTAGCTTTAGCTGAAAAATACTTCGCGAAACGCGCTGAACTGAAAGCGATCATTTCTGATGTGAACGCTTCCGACGAAGATCGTTGGAATGCTGTTCTCAAGCTGCAGAGTCTGCCGCGTGATTCCAGCCCGTCTCGTCAGCGTAACCGCTGCCGTCAAACTGGTCGTCCGCATGGTTTCCTGCGGAAGTTCGGGTTGAGCCGTATTAAGGTCCGTGAATCCGCTATGCGCGGTGAAATCCCGGGTCTGAAAAAGGCTAGCTGGTAA
- the rplN gene encoding 50S ribosomal protein L14 yields the protein MIQEQTMLNVADNSGARRVMCIKVLGGSHRRYAGVGDIIKITIKEAIPRGKVKKGDVLKAVVVRTKKGVRRPDGSVVRFDGNACVLLNNNSEQPIGTRIFGPVTRELRSEKFMKIISLAPEVL from the coding sequence ATGATCCAAGAACAGACTATGCTGAACGTCGCCGACAACTCCGGTGCACGTCGCGTAATGTGTATCAAGGTTCTGGGTGGCTCGCACCGTCGCTACGCAGGCGTAGGCGACATCATCAAGATCACCATTAAAGAAGCAATTCCGCGTGGTAAGGTCAAAAAAGGTGATGTGCTGAAGGCGGTAGTGGTGCGCACCAAGAAGGGTGTTCGTCGCCCTGACGGTTCTGTCGTTCGCTTCGATGGTAATGCTTGTGTTCTTCTGAACAACAACAGCGAGCAGCCTATCGGTACGCGTATTTTTGGGCCGGTTACTCGTGAACTTCGTTCTGAGAAGTTTATGAAAATCATCTCTCTGGCACCAGAAGTACTCTAA
- the rpsQ gene encoding 30S ribosomal protein S17, producing the protein MTDKIRTLQGRVVSDKMEKSIVVAIERFVKHPIYGKFIKRTTKLHVHDENNECGTGDVVEIRECRPLSKTKSWTLVRVVEKAVL; encoded by the coding sequence ATGACCGATAAAATCCGTACTCTGCAAGGTCGTGTTGTTAGCGACAAAATGGAGAAATCCATTGTTGTTGCTATCGAGCGTTTCGTGAAACACCCGATCTACGGTAAATTCATCAAACGTACGACTAAACTGCACGTACATGACGAGAACAACGAATGCGGCACTGGCGACGTGGTTGAAATCCGCGAATGCCGTCCGCTGTCCAAGACTAAGTCCTGGACGCTGGTTCGCGTTGTAGAGAAAGCTGTTCTGTAA
- the rplF gene encoding 50S ribosomal protein L6 has product MSRVAKAPVVIPAGVDVKINGQVITIKGKNGELTRTLNDAVEVNHADNALTFGPRTGYVDGWAQAGTARALLNSMVIGVTEGFTKKLQLVGVGYRAAVKGNVVNLALGFSHPVEHQLPAGITAECPTQTEIVLKGADKQVIGQVAADLRAYRRPEPYKGKGVRYADEVVRTKEAKKK; this is encoded by the coding sequence ATGTCTCGTGTTGCTAAAGCACCGGTCGTTATTCCTGCCGGCGTTGATGTAAAAATCAACGGTCAGGTTATCACGATCAAAGGTAAAAACGGCGAGCTGACTCGTACCCTGAACGATGCTGTTGAAGTTAATCATGCAGACAATGCTCTGACCTTCGGTCCGCGTACTGGTTACGTGGATGGTTGGGCTCAGGCTGGTACCGCGCGTGCCCTGCTGAACTCAATGGTTATCGGTGTTACCGAAGGCTTCACTAAGAAGCTGCAGCTGGTTGGTGTAGGTTATCGTGCAGCGGTCAAAGGGAACGTAGTAAACCTGGCACTGGGTTTCTCTCATCCTGTAGAACATCAGCTGCCGGCCGGTATCACTGCTGAATGTCCGACTCAAACTGAAATCGTGCTGAAAGGCGCTGATAAGCAGGTGATCGGCCAGGTAGCAGCAGATCTGCGCGCCTACCGTCGTCCTGAGCCGTATAAAGGCAAGGGTGTTCGTTACGCCGACGAAGTCGTGCGTACCAAAGAGGCTAAGAAGAAGTAA
- the rpsE gene encoding 30S ribosomal protein S5, with translation MAHIEKQAGELQEKLIAVNRVSKTVKGGRIFSFTALTVVGDGHGRVGFGYGKAREVPAAIQKAMEKARRNMINVALNDGTLQHPVKGTHTGSRVFMQPATRGTGIIAGGAMRAVLEVAGVHNVLAKAYGSTNPINVVRATIAGLENMKSPEMVAAKRGKSVEEILG, from the coding sequence ATGGCTCACATCGAAAAACAAGCTGGCGAACTGCAGGAAAAGCTGATCGCGGTAAACCGCGTATCTAAAACCGTTAAAGGTGGTCGTATTTTCTCCTTCACAGCTCTGACTGTTGTTGGTGATGGTCACGGTCGCGTTGGTTTTGGCTACGGTAAAGCCCGCGAAGTTCCGGCAGCGATCCAAAAGGCGATGGAAAAAGCCCGTCGCAATATGATTAACGTCGCGCTGAACGACGGCACCCTGCAGCACCCGGTTAAGGGTACTCACACGGGTTCTCGTGTATTCATGCAGCCGGCTACCAGAGGTACCGGTATTATTGCCGGTGGTGCAATGCGCGCCGTTCTGGAAGTCGCTGGGGTTCATAACGTTCTGGCTAAAGCATATGGTTCCACCAACCCGATCAACGTGGTTCGTGCAACTATTGCTGGTCTGGAAAATATGAAATCTCCGGAAATGGTCGCTGCCAAGCGTGGTAAATCCGTTGAAGAAATTCTGGGGTAA
- the rpsH gene encoding 30S ribosomal protein S8, giving the protein MSMQDPIADMLTRIRNGQAANKAAVTMPSSRLKVAIANVLKEEGFIEDFKIEGDTKPELELTLKYFQGKAVVESIQRISRPGLRIYKKKDELPKVMGGMGIAVVSTSKGVMTDRAARQAGLGGEIICYVA; this is encoded by the coding sequence ATGAGCATGCAAGATCCGATCGCGGATATGCTGACCCGTATCCGTAACGGTCAGGCCGCGAACAAAGCTGCGGTCACCATGCCTTCCTCCAGGCTGAAAGTGGCAATTGCCAACGTGCTGAAGGAAGAAGGTTTTATTGAAGATTTTAAAATTGAAGGCGACACCAAGCCGGAACTGGAACTGACTCTCAAGTACTTCCAGGGTAAAGCAGTGGTAGAAAGCATTCAGCGTATCAGCCGCCCAGGTCTGCGCATCTATAAGAAAAAAGATGAGCTGCCGAAAGTTATGGGTGGTATGGGTATCGCGGTTGTTTCTACCTCTAAAGGTGTTATGACTGATCGTGCAGCGCGCCAGGCTGGTCTTGGTGGCGAAATTATCTGCTACGTAGCCTAA
- the rplE gene encoding 50S ribosomal protein L5: MAKLHDYYKDEVVKKLMTEFNYNSVMQVPRVEKITLNMGVGEAIADKKLLDNAAADLAAISGQKPLITKARKSVAGFKIRQGYPIGCKVTLRGERMWEFFERLITIAVPRIRDFRGLSAKSFDGRGNYSMGVREQIIFPEIDYDKVDRVRGLDITITTTAKSDEEGRALLAAFDFPFRK, translated from the coding sequence ATGGCGAAACTGCATGATTACTACAAAGACGAAGTAGTTAAGAAACTCATGACTGAGTTTAACTACAATTCTGTCATGCAAGTCCCTCGGGTCGAGAAGATCACCCTGAATATGGGTGTTGGTGAAGCGATCGCTGACAAGAAACTGCTGGATAACGCAGCAGCTGATCTGGCAGCTATCTCCGGTCAAAAACCGTTGATCACCAAAGCGCGCAAATCTGTTGCGGGCTTCAAAATCCGTCAGGGCTATCCGATCGGCTGTAAAGTGACTCTGCGTGGCGAACGCATGTGGGAGTTCTTTGAGCGCCTGATCACTATTGCTGTACCGCGTATCCGTGACTTCCGTGGCTTGTCCGCTAAGTCTTTCGACGGTCGTGGTAACTACAGCATGGGTGTCCGTGAGCAGATCATCTTCCCAGAGATCGACTACGATAAAGTCGACCGCGTGCGTGGTTTGGATATTACCATTACCACTACTGCGAAATCTGATGAAGAAGGCCGTGCTCTGCTGGCTGCCTTTGACTTCCCGTTCCGCAAGTAA
- the rpmD gene encoding 50S ribosomal protein L30, protein MAKTIKITQTRSAIGRLPKHKATLLGLGLRRIGHTVEREDTPAVRGMVNAVSFMVKVEE, encoded by the coding sequence ATGGCAAAGACTATTAAAATCACTCAAACCCGCAGTGCAATCGGTCGTCTGCCGAAACACAAGGCAACGCTGCTTGGCCTGGGTCTGCGTCGTATTGGTCATACAGTAGAACGTGAGGATACTCCTGCGGTTCGCGGTATGGTCAACGCGGTTTCCTTCATGGTTAAAGTTGAGGAGTAA
- the rplX gene encoding 50S ribosomal protein L24 has product MAAKIRRDDEVIVLTGKDKGKRGKVKNVLSSGKVIVEGINLVKKHQKPVPALNQPGGIVEKEAAIQVSNVAIFNAATGKADRVGFRFEDGKKVRFFKSNSETIK; this is encoded by the coding sequence ATGGCAGCTAAAATCCGTCGTGATGACGAAGTTATCGTGTTAACCGGTAAAGATAAAGGTAAGCGCGGTAAAGTAAAAAATGTCCTGTCTTCCGGCAAGGTCATTGTTGAAGGTATCAATCTGGTTAAGAAACATCAGAAGCCGGTTCCGGCCCTGAACCAACCAGGTGGCATCGTTGAAAAAGAAGCTGCAATTCAGGTTTCTAACGTTGCAATCTTCAATGCGGCAACCGGCAAGGCTGACCGTGTAGGCTTTAGATTCGAAGACGGTAAAAAAGTCCGTTTCTTCAAGTCTAATAGCGAAACTATCAAGTAA
- the rplR gene encoding 50S ribosomal protein L18, which produces MDKKSARIRRATRARRKLKELGAIRLVVHRTPRHIYAQVIASNGSEVLVAASTVEKAIAEQLKYTGNKDAAAAVGKAVAERALEKGIKDVSFDRSGFQYHGRVQALADAAREAGLQF; this is translated from the coding sequence ATGGATAAGAAATCTGCTCGTATCCGTCGTGCGACCCGCGCACGCCGCAAGCTCAAAGAGCTTGGTGCGATCCGCCTGGTGGTACATCGTACCCCGCGTCATATTTACGCCCAGGTAATCGCATCGAATGGTTCTGAAGTTCTGGTAGCTGCTTCTACTGTAGAAAAAGCTATCGCTGAGCAACTGAAGTACACCGGCAACAAAGACGCGGCCGCAGCTGTGGGTAAAGCTGTAGCTGAACGCGCTCTGGAAAAAGGCATTAAAGATGTGTCTTTTGACCGTTCCGGGTTCCAATATCATGGTCGCGTCCAGGCACTGGCAGATGCTGCCCGTGAAGCTGGCCTTCAGTTCTAA